A region of Silurus meridionalis isolate SWU-2019-XX chromosome 13, ASM1480568v1, whole genome shotgun sequence DNA encodes the following proteins:
- the bmp16 gene encoding bone morphogenetic protein 16, with product MFPASLLVLMTLLLPSASSGHQGSTHSDGNSRLSLDPSLAQTIQNLLLARLGLQSYPNPHSGAVVPQYLLDLYRFHTQQYHLVEDPDFSFPVEHVQGANTVRSFHHADLHSPVEKSDRIHIAFNLSSIPSYENVVSAELRFLRGGSHQDSAPHTVRLYVSGNDTKPKLLHSRQLVREPSGSWEAFPLNAELFQELTDHAEKMTFILDVTSDNSSNVVEDMDSGGHLRVRRSAGEDEYSWARQRPLLITYSHDGRSEPLIPIGKKKTSRGRRGGNRAKKLKGQWSPVSWRDVWADRRVKRNNSGRAAKLKRLSRSRCRRHPLYVDFKDVGWNKWIVAPTGYDAFFCLGECRFPLAAHMNSSSHAMVQTLLNSVNGAVPRACCVPTALSPIALLYLDQEDHVVLKNYQDMVVEGCGCR from the exons ATGTTCCCTGCTAGCCTTCTGGTTCTGATGACCCTGCTGCTACCTTCAGCCTCATCAGGTCACCAGGGCTCCACTCACTCTGATGGTAACTCCAGACTTTCTCTAGATCCCAGTTTGGCCCAGACCATCCAGAATCTCCTTTTGGCTCGACTGGGCCTGCAGTCCTATCCCAACCCTCACTCGGGAGCAGTGGTACCTCAGTATCTCCTGGACCTCTATCGCTTCCACACACAGCAGTACCACCTAGTAGAAGATCCAGATTTCAGCTTTCCTGTGGAGCATGTACAAGGAGCCAACACGGTCCGCAGCTTTCACCATGCAG ACCTTCACAGCCCTGttgagaagagtgacaggatcCATATAGCGTTTAACCTGTCCTCTATTCCTTCCTATGAGAATGTGGTGTCAGCAGAGCTGCGTTTTCTGCGTGGAGGATCACACCAGGATTCAGCACCTCACACTGTCAGACTCTATGTCTCCGGTAATGACAcaaagcccaaacttcttcACTCACGGCAGTTGGTCAGAGAACCTTCTGGGTCTTGGGAAGCCTTTCCTCTGAATGCAGAACTATTTCAGGAGTTGACTGATCATGCAGAGAAAATGACTTTTATCTTGGATGTGACCTCAGACAACAGCAGTAACGTGGTGGAGGACATGGACTCAGGGGGACATTTGAGAGTGCGCAGATCTGCAGGTGAAGATGAATACAGCTGGGCACGACAAAGACCACTACTCATCACTTACAGCCATGACGGACGCAGTGAACCACTCATCCCCATAGGAAAGAAGAAGACCTCCAGGGGTAGGAGGGGAGGAAACAGGGCCAAAAAGCTCAAAGGTCAGTGGTCACCGGTAAGCTGGCGTGATGTCTGGGCAGACCGGAGAGTAAAGAGGAATAACAGTGGTCGAGCAGCTAAACTGAAACGACTGTCTCGCTCTCGATGTCGCCGCCATCCCCTCTACGTAGACTTTAAAGATGTTGGGTGGAACAAGTGGATCGTAGCACCGACTGGTTACGACGCTTTCTTCTGTCTGGGTGAGTGTCGCTTTCCTCTCGCCGCCCACATGAACTCGTCTAGCCACGCTATGGTGCAGACGCTGCTGAACTCAGTGAACGGAGCTGTGCCTCGAGCCTGCTGCGTGCCAACGGCTCTCAGTCCCATCGCTCTCCTCTATCTGGACCAGGAGGATCATGTGGTGCTTAAAAACTATCAGGATATGGTAGTGGAGGGCTGTGGCTGTCGGTAG